The Erigeron canadensis isolate Cc75 chromosome 4, C_canadensis_v1, whole genome shotgun sequence genome window below encodes:
- the LOC122597213 gene encoding uncharacterized protein LOC122597213, which produces MEENTSPILLLEQPPQTSLNYWSNEETATLIEAYRNKWYYLKLAKLRGTHWQQIVDEVMARCNTHKTVIQCRRKMSDLKKRYHDELKRARNPKPKKYAWVERWVHFQRMDFMVNGYGLMDLHAKKEEDDDEQEEKEREDGENQEFYSYGIRAKSHVWVMDHGLDPSQDFGSGQGLGGGYVEGGIEFGKSEDGDESSDVFVEIVETLEDDRVSDDK; this is translated from the coding sequence ATGGAAGAAAACACATCTCCCATTCTCCTCCTTGAACAACCACCACAAACATCTCTAAACTACTGGTCCAATGAGGAAACCGCAACCCTTATCGAAGCGTATCGTAATAAATGGTACTATCTCAAGCTAGCTAAACTAAGGGGCACCCATTGGCAAcaaattgttgatgaagttaTGGCTAGATGCAACACACATAAAACAGTTATTCAGTGTCGTCGCAAAATGAGCGACCTTAAAAAACGTTATCATGATGAACTCAAACGTGCCCGTAACCCGAAACCAAAAAAGTATGCATGGGTTGAGAGATGGGTTCATTTTCAAAGAATGGATTTTATGGTAAATGGTTATGGGTTGATGGATCTTCATGCTAAGAAAgaggaagatgatgatgaacaagaagaaaaagaaagagaagatGGGGAGAATCAAGAATTTTACAGTTATGGAATACGGGCTAAATCTCATGTTTGGGTCATGGATCATGGTTTGGATCCAAGTCAGGATTTTGGGTCGGGTCAGGGTTTGGGTGGTGGGTATGTTGAGGGAGGGATTGAATTTGGAAAATCTGAAGATGGCGATGAAAGTTCTGATGTTTTCGTGGAGATTGTGGAGACGTTGGAAGATGATCGAGTTTCTGACGATAAGTAA
- the LOC122597212 gene encoding uncharacterized protein LOC122597212: MARCNTDKTALECWYQMGYLRKCYRQEVQRALNPEPQMDPFAWVETWVHFHRMDFLENGYWLFNFNADPVKQEKDGGGGENQEVYYSGLQSKNPGLILDLGVDFGSGQGSGSGQFFGSGQGFGSGQGFRSSQRLGGGYIEGGFGFGKMGSGAYGDMHVSYDDSLDEIVAPMETWDDGFVPIKRMKMEKTTEVESLQMEVEMKGKGMILESNERNGDFFGDVWRS, encoded by the coding sequence ATGGCTAGATGCAACACAGATAAAACAGCCCTTGAGTGTTGGTACCAAATGGGGTACCTTAGAAAGTGTTATCGTCAAGAGGTCCAACGTGCCCTTAACCCGGAACCCCAAATGGATCCTTTTGCATGGGTTGAGACATGGGTTCATTTCCATAGAATGGATTTTTTGGAAAATGGTTATTggctttttaattttaatgctGACCCGGTTAAGCAAGAGAAAgatggtggtggaggcgagaACCAAGAAGTTTACTATTCCGGGTTGCAGAGCAAAAATCCGGGTCTGATTTTGGACCTAGGAGTGGATTTTGGGTCGGGTCAGGGTTCTGGGTCGGGCCAGTTTTTTGGGTCGGGTCAGGGTTTTGGGTCTGGGCAGGGTTTCAGGTCAAGTCAGCGTTTGGGAGGTGGGTATATTGAGGGAGGGTTTGGATTTGGAAAAATGGGAAGTGGGGCCTATGGAGACATGCACGTAAGTTATGACGATTCGTTGGATGAGATAGTGGCGCCTATGGAGACGTGGGATGATGGTTTTGTGCCAATTAAGAGGATGAAGATGGAGAAGACAACGGAGGTTGAATCGTTGCAAATGGAAGTCGAAATGAAAGGAAAGGGAATGATTCTTGAATCAAATGAACGAAATGGAGATTTTTTTGGTGACGTTTGGAGAAGTTGA